Proteins from one Parasteatoda tepidariorum isolate YZ-2023 chromosome 4, CAS_Ptep_4.0, whole genome shotgun sequence genomic window:
- the LOC107439653 gene encoding uncharacterized protein isoform X1 has translation MYHLKISLRYLNFRIFKLKMRLITTIAFFLLAVGLSAASERQKRQASYEAYGGNYAGAAPYRQQQQPQHQQPQAYHPQQQPQHYPAQPARPAPTRQHASAPDEEEKEEGPHPLQLLLEKSKFECSNKDGYYADSDVGCQAFHYCVSGQKHSMMCPAGTVFHQVHLNCVPEDQSICSNANKFFFVNDYLNKELEQKGPNNTVVYAQRYYPENYAVGDPFVPPQETQGGHRDQHQPPAATYGLGPAYREQSPQPASYQQHAPRPQPAVYQQPRPQPPAHRPQPAAYAPQPAPHQAYAPQPRPSYQQQQQQAYRAVQAQQAQQAQPVQYGYGAQQQQAHQAQALQAQRAYAHQQQQAVAPQQHLYPQQSAPRQRYV, from the exons aatatttaaactCAAGATGAGGTTGATCACTACGATAGCATTTTTCCTTTTAGCTGTGG GTCTGTCTGCAGCAAGTGAAaga CAAAAAAGGCAAGCGTCCTATGAAGCATACGGAGGTAATTATGCCGGGGCTGCACCTTACAGGCAGCAGCAACAACCTCAGCATCAGCAACCTCAAGCCTATCACCCTCAACAACAACCTCAACACTACCCTGCGCAACCGGCTAGGCCAGCACCTACCAGACAACATGCATCTGCACCA gatgaggaagaaaaagaagaaggcCCACACCCTCTCCAATtgcttttagaaaaatcaaaattcgaaTGCAGTAACAAAGATGGTTATTACGCAGACAGTGACGTAGGTTGCCAAGCCTTCCATTACTGCGTATCAGGTCAAAAACATTCAATGATGTGTCCAGCAGGTACCGTTTTCCATCAAGTTCATCTTAACTGCGTCCCAGAAGATCAAAGCATCTGCTCAAATGCCAACAAGTTCTTCTTCGTCAATGACTATCTCAACAAA gAACTCGAACAAAAAGGACCAAACAACACTGTCGTCTATGCCCAAAGATATTACCCTGAAAACTACGCTGTTGGAGATCCTTTCGTCCCTCCCCAAGAGACACAAGGGGGTCACCGAGACCAACACCAGCCACCGGCAGCCACTTACGGTTTAGGACCTGCCTACAGAGAGCAATCCCCTCAACCAGCATCTTACCAACAACATGCTCCTAGACCTCAACCAGCTGTGTATCAACAACCTAGACCTCAGCCACCAGCACACCGACCTCAACCCGCAGCATATGCACCTCAACCAGCACCTCACCAAGCTTATGCACCTCAACCTAGACCAAGCTACCAGCAACAACAGCAACAAGCATACAGGGCTGTTCAAGCTCAACAAGCTCAACAAGCACAACCAGTTCAATATGGTTATGGTGCTCAACAGCAACAAGCACATCAAGCGCAGGCTTTACAAGCACAAAGAGCATACGCACACCAACAACAACAAGCTGTAGCACCACAACAGCATCTATACCCGCAACAATCAGCGCCAAGGCAGcgatatgtttaa
- the LOC107439653 gene encoding uncharacterized protein isoform X2, with protein MRLITTIAFFLLAVGLSAASERQKRQASYEAYGGNYAGAAPYRQQQQPQHQQPQAYHPQQQPQHYPAQPARPAPTRQHASAPDEEEKEEGPHPLQLLLEKSKFECSNKDGYYADSDVGCQAFHYCVSGQKHSMMCPAGTVFHQVHLNCVPEDQSICSNANKFFFVNDYLNKELEQKGPNNTVVYAQRYYPENYAVGDPFVPPQETQGGHRDQHQPPAATYGLGPAYREQSPQPASYQQHAPRPQPAVYQQPRPQPPAHRPQPAAYAPQPAPHQAYAPQPRPSYQQQQQQAYRAVQAQQAQQAQPVQYGYGAQQQQAHQAQALQAQRAYAHQQQQAVAPQQHLYPQQSAPRQRYV; from the exons ATGAGGTTGATCACTACGATAGCATTTTTCCTTTTAGCTGTGG GTCTGTCTGCAGCAAGTGAAaga CAAAAAAGGCAAGCGTCCTATGAAGCATACGGAGGTAATTATGCCGGGGCTGCACCTTACAGGCAGCAGCAACAACCTCAGCATCAGCAACCTCAAGCCTATCACCCTCAACAACAACCTCAACACTACCCTGCGCAACCGGCTAGGCCAGCACCTACCAGACAACATGCATCTGCACCA gatgaggaagaaaaagaagaaggcCCACACCCTCTCCAATtgcttttagaaaaatcaaaattcgaaTGCAGTAACAAAGATGGTTATTACGCAGACAGTGACGTAGGTTGCCAAGCCTTCCATTACTGCGTATCAGGTCAAAAACATTCAATGATGTGTCCAGCAGGTACCGTTTTCCATCAAGTTCATCTTAACTGCGTCCCAGAAGATCAAAGCATCTGCTCAAATGCCAACAAGTTCTTCTTCGTCAATGACTATCTCAACAAA gAACTCGAACAAAAAGGACCAAACAACACTGTCGTCTATGCCCAAAGATATTACCCTGAAAACTACGCTGTTGGAGATCCTTTCGTCCCTCCCCAAGAGACACAAGGGGGTCACCGAGACCAACACCAGCCACCGGCAGCCACTTACGGTTTAGGACCTGCCTACAGAGAGCAATCCCCTCAACCAGCATCTTACCAACAACATGCTCCTAGACCTCAACCAGCTGTGTATCAACAACCTAGACCTCAGCCACCAGCACACCGACCTCAACCCGCAGCATATGCACCTCAACCAGCACCTCACCAAGCTTATGCACCTCAACCTAGACCAAGCTACCAGCAACAACAGCAACAAGCATACAGGGCTGTTCAAGCTCAACAAGCTCAACAAGCACAACCAGTTCAATATGGTTATGGTGCTCAACAGCAACAAGCACATCAAGCGCAGGCTTTACAAGCACAAAGAGCATACGCACACCAACAACAACAAGCTGTAGCACCACAACAGCATCTATACCCGCAACAATCAGCGCCAAGGCAGcgatatgtttaa